The nucleotide window TGTAGCAGACGTCGACGCCCATCGGCAGGCCAAGCAGTTTGCCGCAGAAGTTGTCCTCAAGTCCGGCGCGGATGATCTGCTTTCCGTCGTAGAGGTATTCGGGTCCGATGAACCCGACCACCGTGTTGATCAGCAGCGGCTGCAGCAGTCGGGCGACCGCGTAGGCTCGCGTCTCCAAAGTCTGCTGATCGACGGGCTTGCCGCCGGTGCCCAGGTGCGCTCCGGCGGACAGCGCCGAGCCCTGTCCTGTCTCCAGGTACATAACGTTGTCGCCGACGGTGCCACGGTGCAGCGACCGTGCGGCTTCGTTGGCTTCCAACAACATTGGGATGGTCACACCGAAACTGGAATTCGCGCCTTCGGTGCCGGCGATGGACTGGAACACCAGATCGACGGGCACACCGCGGTCGATCAATTCGGTGGTGGTCGTCACGTGGCATAGCACGCACGATTGCATCGGGATCTCGAAACGTTGCCGTATGTCGTCGAGCAGATAGAGCAGATCCGCCGTTGCGTGGGGCGAGTCGGTGGCCGGATTGATGCCGACGACGGCGTCGCCGCAGCCCATGAGCAAGCCGTCGAGCATGCCGGCGGCGATTCCGCGCGGGTCATCGGTCGGATGATTGGGCTGCAGCCGGGTGGCGAGCGTGCCCGGCAACCCGATGGTGGTGCGGAAGGCGGCGGTGGCGGTCGCCGCGGCGGCGACCAGAATCAGGTCCTGGTTGCGCATGATCTTTGACACGGCGGCAACCATTTCCGGGGTGAGACCAGGGGCAATGGCGGCCATGCGAGCCGCGCTATCGTCGCGGGTTGCGTTGTCCAACAACCAATCTCGAAAACCGCCCACGGTCAGATGGGATATCAGGGCGAATGCGTCGCGATCGTGACTGTCGATGATGAGCCGGGTAATCGCGTCGGTTTCGTAGGGGACGACCACGTCGGTGAGAAACCTCGTCAACGGCATGTCGGCAAGTACCCAAGCGGCGGCGGCACGTTCGGCGTCATGCTCGGCGGCGCAGCCGGCGAGCTGGTCACCGGAGCGTACCGGCGTGGCTTTGGCCAGCACCTCCACCAGTCCGGAAAAGCTGTAGGTGGTACCCGAAATCGTCTGTCGGTAGCTCACTGCGGTTCGCTCTCACAATGTTGGATGCGGGCTAGTTCCTCGTCGGGGGAGTTGGCGACCAATTGATGGCGACTGTATAGGCCGAAATAGAGGATGAACCCGACGAATACGCCCAGGCAGCATAGCGCGGCTACGGTGTCCACCAGGAAGGTGGCAATGAGTGCGGTCGCGGCGACCAGCAATGCGAAGCCGGAGGTGGCAATGCCACCGGGAGTGCGATAGGGGCGGGCCATAGCGGGTGCCCCTCGCCGCAATACGATGTGGCTCGCCATCATCAATACGTAGCTCAGCGTGGCCCCAAAGACGGCCATATTCAGCAAAAGATCACCTTTGCCCGTGGTGGATAGTGCGAAACCGATGACACCGGGCACGACCAGAGCCAGCGTCGGCGCTTTTCGCGAGTTCGTGATTGAGAGGGCTGTCGGCAGGTAGCCCGCCCGCGACAGCGCAAACAATTGCCGGGAGTAGGCGTAGATGATGGAAAAGAAGCTGGCGACGAGCCCGGCCAACCCGATGTAGTTGACGACGGTGGCCGCGCCGGTCGGTCCCAGCGCCGCCACGAGCGGGTTGCCGGATGTCGACATCGCCTGGGCGCCGCCGGCGCCGGTGGCCAACAGCAGCACGGCCGCACACGTCACCGCCAAGACGCTGAATGCCGCGGTGATCCCGCGCGGAACATTGCGGGCCGGATCCGCCGTCTCCTCGGCGGCCAGCGGCACTCCCTCGACGGCGAGGAAGAACCAAATCGCAAAGGGCAGCGCCGACCACACGCCAAGATAGCCGTGCGGCAGGAAACTCGATGCGCCCGCGGCGCCGGACGGCATGATATCCATCAGATTTCCGGACCGGAAGCGGCCCACGGCGGCAACGGCGAAGACCAGGAGGCCCACCAGCGCGATAGCGGTGATGACGAACATGACTTTCAGCGCTTCACCCACACCGGACAGATGAATGCCGATGAAAACCGCATAAATGGCGAGGTAGACCCACCAGCCGTCGCGAATGCCGAACAGGCCCAGCGATTGCACGTAGGCACCGATAAAGGTGGCGATCGCCGCGGGCGCGATCGAATACTCGATCAAGACCGCGGTGCCGGTCGCAAATCCACCCCACGGTCCCAGCGCCCGCCGGGCAAACGTATAGCCGCCGCCAGCGGCCGGCAGGGCTGCGGCCAATTCAGCCATGCTTAGCACCAACGCCAAATACATCGCGGCGATCACTACGGCCGCGATCGCCAATCCGCCGAAGCCACCGCGTGCCAGCCCGAAGTTCCAGCCGGAATAGTCCCCAGACACCACATAGCTAACGCCTAGGCCCGCCAGCAGCAGCCACCCGGCACTGCCGGTCTGTAGTTGTCGTTTCTGCAGGTAGGCCGGTGTCTCCAGGTGGCTGTCGGTGCCACTTGAGTGATCGCTCGTTAGGTGGGCAACCTCGTGATCGCTTGGCACCTCGGCAGCCTCCAGTCTCGTTCGATGGGACTTCAGCATCTGGCCTGGTGGTCGGGAAAGCCAAGCCGTGCAATACAGACTTAACTTTCACCAACCGACCAACCTGTCTTGACGAGGCCGCGTGACTCGCCGACCAGGGGCTCCGTACCGGCGGCGGGTGCCAGCCAGTCTGAGGCAGGATCGAAGGTTATGGACCAGGTATGGGCGAACCGGGCCGCAAGTTCGGAAGTCGCTGTCACGCAGCGGCACCTCAATCGGCTCTGGGCGCTGCCGGGAACCCAGCTGGGTGTGGTTGCCTGGCCGGCAGAGCGCAAAGACCGGCTGTTCGGCACCTGGCACTACTGGTGGCAGGCGCATCTGCTGGACTGTCTGGTCGACGCGGAGCTACGCGACCCGCTGCCCGACCGGCGCGTCAGGATCAACCGGCAGGTGCGCTCGCATCGACTGCGCAACAATTTCTCGTGGATCAACAGCTACTACGACGACATGGCCTGGCTGGCCCTGGCGCTGGAGCGGGCCGCCCGCATCGCCGGCGTCGAGCGGCGGCGAGCACTGCCAAAGCTCGCCGACCAGTTCGTCAAGGCATGGGTCCCCGAGGACGGCGGCGGCATTCCGTGGCGCAAGCAGGACCAGTTCTTCAACGCCCCCGCCAACGGCCCGGCGGGGATATTTCTGGCCCGCTATGACGACTGGCTTAAACGGGCCCAGCAGATGGGTGACTGGATCGAGGCCACGCTGATTGACCCGGAGACGCACCTGGTGTTCGACGGCATCAAGGCCGGGTCGCTGGTGCGCGCGCAGTACACCTACTGCCAGGGAGTGGTGCTGGGGTTGGAAACCGAACTGGCGGTGCGCACCGGCGACCAACGGCACCGGGCTCGGGTGCACCGGCTGGTGTCGGCGGTCGACGCGCACATGGCCCCGGGCCGGGTGCTCAAAGGCGCCGGCGGCGGCGACGGAGGCCTCTTCGGCGGAATTACCGCCCGCTACCTCGCGTTGGTGGCCACCGCGCTGCCGGGGGAATCCGTCGAAGATGTCGCGGCCCGCGATACCGCCCGCAACATTGTGCTGTCGTCGGCGAAATCGGCCTGGGACTACCGGCAGACAGTGGACGGGTTGCCAGTATTCGGGGCGTTCTGGGACCGCGACGCAGAGCTGCCCGCCGCTGGTGGTCAGCAGGCGCAGTTCGTCGAAGGGGCGGTGCGCAGCTCCGAGACTCCCGAGC belongs to Mycobacterium basiliense and includes:
- the eat gene encoding ethanolamine permease, coding for MPSDHEVAHLTSDHSSGTDSHLETPAYLQKRQLQTGSAGWLLLAGLGVSYVVSGDYSGWNFGLARGGFGGLAIAAVVIAAMYLALVLSMAELAAALPAAGGGYTFARRALGPWGGFATGTAVLIEYSIAPAAIATFIGAYVQSLGLFGIRDGWWVYLAIYAVFIGIHLSGVGEALKVMFVITAIALVGLLVFAVAAVGRFRSGNLMDIMPSGAAGASSFLPHGYLGVWSALPFAIWFFLAVEGVPLAAEETADPARNVPRGITAAFSVLAVTCAAVLLLATGAGGAQAMSTSGNPLVAALGPTGAATVVNYIGLAGLVASFFSIIYAYSRQLFALSRAGYLPTALSITNSRKAPTLALVVPGVIGFALSTTGKGDLLLNMAVFGATLSYVLMMASHIVLRRGAPAMARPYRTPGGIATSGFALLVAATALIATFLVDTVAALCCLGVFVGFILYFGLYSRHQLVANSPDEELARIQHCESEPQ
- a CDS encoding ethanolamine ammonia-lyase subunit EutB produces the protein MSYRQTISGTTYSFSGLVEVLAKATPVRSGDQLAGCAAEHDAERAAAAWVLADMPLTRFLTDVVVPYETDAITRLIIDSHDRDAFALISHLTVGGFRDWLLDNATRDDSAARMAAIAPGLTPEMVAAVSKIMRNQDLILVAAAATATAAFRTTIGLPGTLATRLQPNHPTDDPRGIAAGMLDGLLMGCGDAVVGINPATDSPHATADLLYLLDDIRQRFEIPMQSCVLCHVTTTTELIDRGVPVDLVFQSIAGTEGANSSFGVTIPMLLEANEAARSLHRGTVGDNVMYLETGQGSALSAGAHLGTGGKPVDQQTLETRAYAVARLLQPLLINTVVGFIGPEYLYDGKQIIRAGLEDNFCGKLLGLPMGVDVCYTNHAEADQDDMDTLLTLLGVAGAAFVIAVPGADDIMLGYQSLSFHDPLYVRQLLRLRPAPEFESWLAGLGMADGTGRILPIDLATSPLRALATGA